ATACCTCGAGATATTGTGAAGTAACAAAACGTAAAACATCTACTTGCTTGCAACTGACTAAACTTCGTAACAACTGTTGATGTTCAGTTTCCGCCTTAAGCTTGGATATATCAAATGACAATTCTCCAGCATAGTAGAGAGATTTTCCGACTCGCAAAACGAATCTAAAATAATCAGACAATGTGCTTGCTGAAGAAAGATCTTCGGATTCGCTTATCGAATGGTGAAGAGAGTTATCCGAATTTAAAGTAATATTACCAGCCGGAACTACTTTGCTAGCTccatcattttcaaaagtttgaTCGCTTTTAGAAACACTGTTCCAGTCGTTATTAACAGTAGTCCAACTACTTCCGATAACACTTTTCTTAAGCTGCTTAGCATCTTCATTCGTCACGTTTACGTTGAAATCGAAATTTTCGTCCAGATCGACATTGCTAGCAAATTTTTCCGACTCAGAAAGGGTATCTGTTGTTGTTTGTGTAAAAGAAACGGACCTTgcatttgctttctttgaaggggttgtttttaaaatagacTTTGAGACTTTACATTCTTCCATATCAGTTGATATCTTCCCTTTTACTAAAGTTACATGCCAACTTGGATGCCCTTTATCATACGCAAGTTTGGCTTGTTCGATAGAATCGAATTGAATGTAGGCCATATTACAAACTTTGTCTTTCTTTGGTGatttgagaaaaaagacCTCAATATTTCCTTTGATAAAAGCAAAGTACGATAAAATATCTTGCTTCGTTAAAGAACCAGAATTATCACTAACTAATATCGTATGCGTTTCTAATTTCGGtgcttccttttttatcttCAAAGAGGAAGGAAGAGGAGTCGAAttgctaaaaaataatgaattgGCAACATCATTATCGGAAGTTATTACTGGCGACAGACTTAAAGGGCTTGAATGCCTAAAGGTTGACAAGGGGGTGTTAGATTGTGGTGAATTCGCATTTTCAACAAAAGCGCCAGTATTTTCAAGATTGTTCGAATTTTGAATTCCGGGAACTGAGTTGTCAGAGTCACTGGGCATCAACATTGTGCTTTTAATTTCGCCATTTTTCAAAGGTATTGCATCGCTGGAGAGGCTTTTGGACAATAAAATACTGTCGGTAACTGTAGGCCACTCTGATAAGTAGAAAGGATTAACATCAGGGCTAGTTTCACCAAACGATGTGGATAGCGTGCTAGTTTTATCGGTCAAATTCCTCTCCTTCAATTCCCCTTGCATACTTTTTCTCTCAAACGCATCCTCATCCATTGTCTGATCgtcctcttcctcttcatcATTTGCGATGGTTACAATCCTTCGGGCAGGCTTCTTACGcatctttttgaatttttctttgacttTTTGAGATAATTGGGTAAGCTCGGATTTGCGCTTTTGTCTTTGTTGCCTCAATATCTCCTTTTCtctcttcattttctttgcCTCATTATCTTCCGCATCGAAAGGTTCAAGCAAGCCTTTAGCAATTAACTTTTTCcgttttttccattttttaagcaCTTTTTCCGCACcgaataaattttgttcaGGTTCCCAAGTATTATCATACCAATCATAGCCAGCCcattttatataatattCGTTTATgccatttttatttacgcGGTCAGCAAGGATATCTTCCACCTCATAAACATCCGCGTCTGTCTCACCTTCATTCGAGTCAATATCAGGAAGTGGTTTAACAGATACCATTTCAAGGTAGCGGGTTTTTTGCTCACCTACGTGTCGCTAAGAGAGATTGAAGTattacaacaaaaaaatatataaaaggATAAAgatatgaatttaaaaaaaaaacggaaTTAAGCAAGATTGAATAGATTCCTTGACAAAACTATTAGCCAAAGTTCTTCCCTTTCAACTACTTTTATAGTTGCATGAAGGGCAGAGTATAACCTCTAAAATGGCTCAAATATTTCCCTTTTGCTTgtgatttttttaccaaTGGAACACAAGAATAACAACAGATAATTCCAGTAATGAAGCTTTTAGATGTTAGAATTTCGAAGTCTCGCTGCAATAAGCAAGATGGCTTATGCACTCGAATTTTGGaatcaaacaaaatccGCGTGATTTTACCGTCGTGTCACCAACGCAAACCGttaaatatacaaaaaaataagttttcGATTGGGTTTGGAGTTTTATTGCATTAATCAAGTGTGTGAGGTTGAGGTTGCAGATTTGAAGACACCTATGGAGACATATGTACTTTGAGAAAATACTCACTAACCACTAGTGTTACTAGTTGCATACATGAGGTACTAGTAGTCAAAAAACTTTGTTGGTAAATTGataaatgtttaaaattttctcaTTCCTCCTGAACttctaattttattttctggGTGGTTGTGTAAGTtagaaaaactttaaacaaataatgaattttgttttcaaaaagctaCAATGAGTAGATTTTGAGCGCTGCAATTTATTAAACGATGCGTTTATACATAATACCTCTAAATGTGTTAACTCTATATAAACGAATTCAACACAACATATCATTCCAAAACTGGTAGTACAAtaagaaaagtaaataattactacgatagaaaaaaatgatcgTGCCAAGACTCGAACTTGGGACCGTCTGCGAACTAGCATGTTAAGCAGAAATTATAACCATCTAAACCACACGACCTCTTTTGATAATTGCTtgcattaattttatatagaGGTTAACCAAGGGATCCATTTACTTATATTATTACGGAACTATGTTATTCGTTTTCCATGAAATGAACttaataagaaaaactGTTTATGTGcaggatttttttgtttcttgtTAACCCAAGATTTGCCAACGATAATTATTCGATGGATTACTCAAGTAACTTTCTGCATGAAGGATGCCTGCATGCCATGAGCAGCATCCAACATTGTATAACTTTTgcataaagaaaaagatttcaATTGAGCCGCCaattttattctttcaaatttttaatttcgaTCATTGTGACCATTATAAAAGTGAGAAAAAGCTGCTGAAAAAACCGGAACTTaaaatattctttctttggCTAGATAACTTTGTAACTTGGAAATCAAAACATTGCTTTCAAAGAATTTCTACATCATTGTTTGATGCAGGACTAAAATGGGTATAGTACTGACTAATCGCACTGTAAAAACCCATACCAACCCGTCCATATCCAGTTTTGCGATTGGGTTCAATCGGTCATTCATATAATTGATAGTACTTGCATTCAATTGAGTACTTGCGCTTCTTTATATCAAAGgcattttaaaatgtttacaaaatagCGCTTTATAGTGAACAACAGCATAATGATTTTGATGATAGCAATCACTAAACGACACCAGCCTTCTCATGATTACGACATTCTTTGTAACGCagtataattatttaatgaatcatTGGAATGCGTTATATGCATTTTAACGGCCAGTGGCACTAGTggacttttttttgttaccATGATAAAGGATTATTACTTCCTTAGGTTTTCTGATATCCCTCTGCAACTTACCTACAACAAACTACGACTAAGTAAATTCTTCGACTATCGAAAGCAGGGTTCATTGTAATTTACAGGTATATACCTTGATATTATTTGACcttaaatatttgttaacaaaaattgttcGTAGATTTACCGATAGAGAACTTAGCCATGTGTCAAGAGGACGAATACGATTATTTGTTCAAGACTGTGCTGATTGGGGATAGTGGTGTTGGAAAGTCAAACCTACTTATGCGTTTCACTAGGAATGAATTTAATATCGAAAGCAAGAGTACTATTGGTGTTGAATTTGCTACTAGAAATATTGTTCTtgacaacaaaaaaattaaagcaCAGATCTGGGATACTGCCGGTCAGGAACGTTATCGGGCCATTACCTCAGCTTATTACCGTGGTGCTGTTGGTGCTCTGATTGTTTACGATATCACAAAACAATCTTCATTCGATAATGTGGGCCGCTGGTTAAAGGAGCTTCGTGAGCATGCAGACAGCAACATCGTTATCATGCTTGTTGGTAATAAAACGGATTTACTACATTTAAGAGCTGTATCTACTGAAGAAGCCCAGGCATTTGCTGGTAAGTAATTTTGTTGGTGAGATATGGAGTTGTTCGGACGGGAAGTAGTGAAACCGGCTTTAGCCGCTCTCACTTTATTCCGTTCATCGTTTTTAGCAATTTTGAACTGCTTGAAGCGTAGAAGAtctctttttgttttgaaatattattcACCTTGTCGATTCCATTCTCTGTTTATTAAGCACATTTGTTTGCCTCTGATTCgtcataattttttgaacataATTAACTAATGTTTTTACAGCTGAAAATAACTtatcttttattgaaaCCTCCGCCATGGATGCTAGCAATGTTGAAGAAGCTTTCCAAACAGTTTTGACTGGTATGTTTATTCGTACTTGCTTTGATTTCTTCAAGTTTTACTAATCTAGCGTAGAAATTTTCCGAATTGTCTCCAACAGATCACTCGAGGCTGGAGACGACGGTGTTCATCCTACAGCTGGTCAAACGCTTAATATCGCCCCTACCATGAATGATCTTAATAAGAAGAAGTCTTCTTCCCAATGTTGTTAGATGGTTATCACGGATTCGTACCATTATTTTACCTCGTTTctcttcatttaaaaactcCACCCCTTTATAACATTTAAGGTGCCTTATGATTATGAAATCTTTAGCAGGTTAGTCAACCATTTATTAGGGCTGTATCCTTTAATAAAGGGGTAGATATTTTGCCTAATGCTAATATTGTCTACTATGGATTTACCGTCCTTCTTTATACACGCTTCAGCATAATTTTATCCCCATTCCTATGCAGCATATAAGTGTAACACATTATTACCTCTGTTTATTATATGATATTTGTAGGGTTACTTTAATAGAGAATTTGTCCagatattttcattattcaTACAGCTCATGTTTAATTTCCATGATATATCCTTTATAAGAGAAAGTAACAGATGATAAGTATGAGATAAGAGCCAAAAAGTTAGAGACAGCTTAAACGGGGAAATCAAATTTTCCAGCCCAAGTTATAACTTCTTTCTTCAGTTTGGCGATTTCAGAGAATTTAGAACCATCACCCACATATGCTTTGAAGTCTCTAAACTTCGATTTTCCTTCCTTCAAAGCAGcttcatttattttcttgGTCAAAGATACAACTTCATCAATTAGCTCTACCACTCTCTCAAAATCCTTCTCATCAAAACCGCGAGTAGTGCAAGCTGGAGTTCCCAGACGTAATCCACGTGGAATTAAAGCAGACTTATCTCCGGGCACAGTATTCTTGTTGGCAGAAATATTTACAAGCTCTAAAATACGTTCGACACGGGCACCATCTACACCTTTGTCGGTCAAATCAACAAGAACCAAGTGAGTATCCGTGCCACCTGAAACTAACTTATAGCCACGAGTAATAAATGCA
This portion of the Schizosaccharomyces pombe strain 972h- genome assembly, chromosome: I genome encodes:
- the chp1 gene encoding heterochromatin (HP1) family chromodomain protein Chp1, which gives rise to MVSVKPLPDIDSNEGETDADVYEVEDILADRVNKNGINEYYIKWAGYDWYDNTWEPEQNLFGAEKVLKKWKKRKKLIAKGLLEPFDAEDNEAKKMKREKEILRQQRQKRKSELTQLSQKVKEKFKKMRKKPARRIVTIANDEEEEDDQTMDEDAFERKSMQGELKERNLTDKTSTLSTSFGETSPDVNPFYLSEWPTVTDSILLSKSLSSDAIPLKNGEIKSTMLMPSDSDNSVPGIQNSNNLENTGAFVENANSPQSNTPLSTFRHSSPLSLSPVITSDNDVANSLFFSNSTPLPSSLKIKKEAPKLETHTILVSDNSGSLTKQDILSYFAFIKGNIEVFFLKSPKKDKVCNMAYIQFDSIEQAKLAYDKGHPSWHVTLVKGKISTDMEECKVSKSILKTTPSKKANARSVSFTQTTTDTLSESEKFASNVDLDENFDFNVNVTNEDAKQLKKSVIGSSWTTVNNDWNSVSKSDQTFENDGASKVVPAGNITLNSDNSLHHSISESEDLSSASTLSDYFRFVLRVGKSLYYAGELSFDISKLKAETEHQQLLRSLVSCKQVDVLRFVTSQYLEVFGTCLTKVLSGSLCIRSDVDMTHFKNILNRGNGAGIVLGSNYTLLLFTEDNNALMNLYDCQGQSNSPFWMVIFEPLESILVEWSAKNLRPKKPYHKSQSYLSYLLQLGHIDLHKIGAFQATQILIVSKQPSPEAEELEDTFREAAIPTFRGLEIPESLFLSQNVFVFLNVSLEDDFDQLQFLTLAKRKSCKFFLFGLSLPLKSPNDSHVGTDFKKNNEPLDKLTYSQYLRPMFPKGGVVSVTLSALIKTPRLLELISPFLEIKKDSWILILPPSIVDMVKSYFVTNNPDKSLLEIQNLLNTLQRYLTNPALKNVTLYQDWDIVIDDSADVSLASTLQLYQKKNYDKYRRFVLIHELKNELTPVNGLDIVDYDEFKETFMRAIGLK
- the ypt3 gene encoding Rab11 family GTPase Ypt3; protein product: MCQEDEYDYLFKTVLIGDSGVGKSNLLMRFTRNEFNIESKSTIGVEFATRNIVLDNKKIKAQIWDTAGQERYRAITSAYYRGAVGALIVYDITKQSSFDNVGRWLKELREHADSNIVIMLVGNKTDLLHLRAVSTEEAQAFAAENNLSFIETSAMDASNVEEAFQTVLTEIFRIVSNRSLEAGDDGVHPTAGQTLNIAPTMNDLNKKKSSSQCC